One genomic window of Thalassoroseus pseudoceratinae includes the following:
- a CDS encoding flotillin-like FloA family protein codes for MDPVFIAILVGVLFLFASFFVFVLGLFRPWLQAFLAGVPISLPQILLMRLRRVNPNHVIDSAVLAAHSGVRIRIADLERAYLRGANIELVTRAYIELHKRGEDDLSFDDLVEAEVGHRLDDLLQTR; via the coding sequence ATGGACCCAGTCTTCATTGCTATTTTGGTGGGTGTTCTGTTTCTCTTTGCGTCCTTTTTTGTCTTTGTTCTAGGATTGTTTCGGCCTTGGCTGCAGGCATTTCTGGCGGGAGTGCCCATTTCGCTGCCGCAAATTCTCCTCATGCGTTTGCGTCGCGTGAACCCAAACCACGTGATTGACTCCGCGGTCCTAGCCGCCCACAGTGGAGTACGAATACGCATTGCGGATCTCGAACGTGCGTACCTTCGCGGAGCGAACATCGAATTAGTGACGCGAGCCTACATCGAACTGCACAAGCGAGGCGAAGACGACCTATCGTTCGATGATCTCGTGGAAGCCGAGGTGGGTCACCGGCTCGACGACCTGTTGCAAACTCGTTGA
- the secA gene encoding preprotein translocase subunit SecA, which translates to MSFFDTVSDVFTAGTAKVERAITRMFGSSNERRVAEIGYKRDKDGNVEIVPGSILDRVNKFEPEVQKLTDEELRQSAEKFRARLAQGETLDDILPEVFAAVREAGIRFLKMRHYDVQVVGGVILHRGMIAEMVTGEGKTLVATLPTCLNALAGHVHVITVNDYLARRDMEWMSPLYNGLGLTVGAIQSNMNSADRQKAYACDITYGTNNEFGFDYLRDNMKPTKSLQAQGPLDFAVIDEIDNILIDEARTPLIISGPAHDDITKYSKADRLARELKRDVHFEVKEKEHSCHLTEDGVHHAEQLAAKHGYIKEGDSFYSAGNMEWPHLIDNSLKAHHLYKKDVNYMVRGQEIIIVDEHTGRAMEGRQWSDGLHQAVEAKEGVKIKSENQTLATITLQNFFKLYKKLGGMTGTAMTEAAEFWKVYKLDVVSIPTNRPLQRIENPDVIFCTEDEKWDAVIDEIKEVHKTGRPILVGTVSIENSELLSRKLDRAGIKHNVLNAKHVEREAEIVAQGGRYGAVTIATNMAGRGTDIILGGNPEHMAWDELKQAYESRIDVPKSVWEETSKRIAKEEGMEAEGVKVAEVGGLHVIGTERHESRRIDLQLRGRSGRQGDPGSSRFYLSLEDDLMRIFAGDWVKNVLQRLGMEKGESIENRFVNKRIEGAQKKVEERNFDIRKNLLEYDEVMDDQRKRVYSYRQRILDGENCRGLILEMVDRQVEKWVPEFLDDMYRWESIASWVGQAFGILVEPNEVRGMDREQLDDFLRDQAQRQSEELLQDQIDENLPGGEENEREWNWLALSKWANRHWGLNTNDRELKKIGRDDVFRYLMDRANEAIAKLDFSLADEFLAEDYPRKALCGWLNQQFTVTIEPSEFENLEVDEACTLVDEKIRELYREKEITFPVAVGMTNFLSDNPQQTGGEKVARERLVQWASDRFETEIDPETLQGKSRTDIETLLAERSRSYMIDPGVRDELEALLDEAYGFGGKEERNGHPVDKNALLKLCSFADKQLDVKIERSELESLSKEDARIRLAEQIESRYRPEIAQAERSLLLEVLDQSWKDHLYYMDHLRSTIGLESYAQKDPKVEYKRQGRTAFAGVWDRIGQQVTQAIFRLEKQSPEFVGSLWTITAATHAAAPQPQQQSGQQPTEEGPLPGQEDQVVDPIVNRGEKVGRNDPCPCGSGKKYKKCCGGA; encoded by the coding sequence ATGTCATTTTTTGATACCGTCAGCGACGTATTTACCGCCGGAACCGCCAAAGTTGAACGGGCCATCACTCGGATGTTCGGATCGTCGAACGAACGCCGGGTAGCAGAGATCGGCTACAAACGCGACAAAGACGGCAACGTGGAAATTGTTCCCGGTTCGATTCTCGATCGGGTCAACAAGTTTGAGCCGGAAGTGCAAAAGCTGACCGACGAAGAACTTCGGCAATCCGCCGAGAAGTTCCGTGCTCGCTTGGCTCAAGGTGAAACGCTCGACGACATTCTGCCCGAGGTCTTCGCAGCGGTTCGCGAAGCGGGAATCCGATTTCTGAAGATGCGGCACTACGATGTGCAGGTTGTCGGGGGTGTGATTCTTCACCGAGGCATGATCGCTGAAATGGTCACCGGGGAAGGGAAAACCCTCGTGGCGACATTGCCGACGTGTCTGAATGCTCTCGCCGGTCACGTGCACGTGATTACCGTCAACGATTATCTCGCCCGCCGCGACATGGAATGGATGTCGCCGCTCTACAATGGCTTAGGGCTCACCGTCGGTGCGATTCAATCGAACATGAACTCCGCTGACCGTCAGAAAGCTTACGCTTGCGACATCACCTACGGGACAAACAACGAGTTCGGTTTCGACTATCTCCGCGATAACATGAAACCGACGAAATCGTTGCAAGCTCAGGGACCGCTTGATTTTGCGGTCATCGACGAAATCGACAACATCCTTATCGACGAAGCCCGGACCCCGTTGATTATCTCCGGTCCGGCTCATGATGACATTACAAAGTACTCGAAAGCCGATCGCCTCGCGCGGGAACTCAAACGCGATGTGCATTTCGAAGTCAAAGAGAAAGAGCACAGCTGCCACCTGACCGAAGACGGTGTGCACCACGCCGAGCAACTCGCCGCCAAACATGGCTACATCAAGGAAGGCGACAGTTTCTACTCCGCCGGAAACATGGAGTGGCCGCACCTGATCGACAACTCGCTCAAGGCTCACCATCTTTATAAAAAAGATGTGAACTACATGGTGCGAGGGCAGGAAATCATCATCGTCGACGAGCACACCGGTCGGGCGATGGAAGGTCGGCAGTGGAGCGATGGTCTGCACCAAGCTGTTGAAGCGAAGGAAGGCGTGAAGATCAAAAGCGAGAACCAAACGCTCGCCACAATCACGCTGCAAAACTTCTTCAAGCTCTACAAGAAGCTCGGCGGGATGACCGGGACCGCGATGACCGAAGCCGCGGAGTTCTGGAAGGTCTACAAACTCGACGTTGTCAGCATTCCCACCAACCGACCGCTGCAACGGATCGAAAATCCTGATGTCATCTTCTGCACCGAAGATGAAAAATGGGACGCCGTGATCGACGAGATCAAAGAAGTTCACAAGACCGGCCGTCCGATTTTGGTCGGTACGGTGTCCATCGAGAATTCCGAGTTGCTGTCACGGAAACTCGATCGAGCGGGCATCAAACACAACGTGCTGAACGCTAAGCACGTCGAGCGGGAAGCCGAAATTGTCGCCCAAGGTGGACGGTATGGAGCCGTCACCATCGCCACGAACATGGCGGGTCGGGGGACCGACATTATCCTTGGCGGTAACCCGGAACACATGGCGTGGGACGAACTCAAGCAGGCGTATGAATCACGGATCGATGTGCCAAAATCAGTCTGGGAAGAAACCAGCAAACGCATCGCTAAAGAAGAGGGCATGGAAGCGGAAGGCGTGAAGGTGGCCGAGGTCGGTGGTCTCCACGTCATCGGCACCGAACGCCACGAATCTCGCCGGATTGACCTTCAGCTTCGTGGGCGATCTGGTCGGCAAGGCGATCCCGGTAGTAGCCGGTTCTATCTGTCGCTCGAAGATGACCTGATGCGAATTTTCGCGGGCGATTGGGTCAAAAACGTTCTGCAACGACTCGGAATGGAAAAAGGCGAGTCGATCGAAAACCGCTTCGTCAACAAACGGATCGAAGGGGCTCAAAAGAAGGTCGAAGAACGCAACTTCGACATCCGGAAGAACCTGCTCGAATACGACGAAGTCATGGATGACCAGCGGAAGCGGGTCTACTCCTATCGGCAACGGATTCTCGACGGCGAAAACTGTCGGGGTCTGATTCTCGAGATGGTCGATCGACAAGTCGAGAAGTGGGTGCCGGAGTTTCTGGACGATATGTACCGTTGGGAATCCATCGCCAGTTGGGTTGGGCAGGCCTTCGGGATTCTCGTCGAGCCGAACGAAGTCCGTGGGATGGACCGCGAGCAACTGGATGACTTCCTCCGTGACCAAGCGCAACGGCAAAGTGAGGAACTCCTCCAAGACCAAATCGACGAAAACCTCCCCGGTGGCGAGGAGAACGAACGCGAGTGGAATTGGTTGGCACTCTCCAAATGGGCCAATCGGCATTGGGGGCTCAACACCAATGACCGTGAGCTCAAGAAGATCGGACGCGACGACGTCTTCCGGTATCTGATGGATCGGGCGAACGAAGCCATCGCCAAACTCGATTTCAGTTTGGCCGACGAGTTTCTCGCCGAGGATTATCCCCGAAAAGCGTTGTGCGGTTGGCTGAACCAACAGTTCACCGTGACCATCGAGCCGAGCGAATTCGAGAACCTCGAGGTCGACGAAGCCTGCACACTGGTGGATGAAAAGATCCGCGAACTCTACCGCGAGAAGGAAATCACCTTCCCGGTTGCCGTCGGGATGACCAACTTCCTGTCGGATAATCCGCAGCAAACCGGCGGCGAAAAGGTGGCACGTGAACGTCTTGTGCAATGGGCCTCGGATCGGTTTGAAACCGAAATTGATCCCGAAACGCTCCAGGGCAAATCGCGTACGGACATCGAAACCCTGTTGGCCGAACGTAGCCGCAGTTATATGATCGATCCGGGAGTCCGTGACGAACTCGAAGCGTTGCTGGACGAGGCGTACGGATTCGGTGGCAAGGAAGAACGCAATGGCCATCCGGTCGACAAGAATGCATTGCTCAAACTGTGCAGCTTCGCGGACAAACAACTCGATGTAAAAATCGAACGGTCTGAGTTGGAATCCCTGAGCAAAGAAGATGCTCGGATTCGCCTCGCAGAGCAGATCGAAAGTCGTTACCGGCCGGAAATTGCTCAGGCGGAACGCTCTTTGTTGTTAGAGGTTTTGGACCAGTCTTGGAAAGATCACCTCTACTACATGGATCATTTGCGATCCACGATCGGGCTGGAAAGTTACGCTCAGAAAGACCCGAAAGTCGAGTACAAACGACAAGGCCGCACGGCGTTCGCGGGCGTGTGGGACCGAATTGGTCAGCAAGTCACGCAGGCGATCTTCCGGCTTGAGAAACAAAGTCCGGAATTCGTCGGTTCCTTGTGGACGATCACCGCCGCGACACACGCCGCCGCTCCGCAACCTCAGCAACAAAGCGGACAGCAACCAACCGAAGAAGGCCCCCTGCCCGGTCAGGAAGATCAAGTGGTCGACCCGATCGTCAATCGCGGCGAAAAAGTTGGTCGCAACGATCCCTGCCCTTGTGGGAGCGGCAAGAAGTACAAGAAATGCTGTGGAGGTGCGTAA
- the cutA gene encoding divalent-cation tolerance protein CutA, producing the protein MQRSPIFAYVTAPDHETAVRIGRAIVEDRLAACANVIDGMTSVYRWNDQIEESSEVVLILKSTADLTTSLTEQVRKLHPYDCPCVVTIPIQGGDAEFLEWISQETRSP; encoded by the coding sequence ATGCAGCGATCCCCAATTTTCGCCTATGTGACGGCTCCCGATCACGAAACAGCGGTCCGCATCGGTCGGGCGATCGTGGAAGATCGGTTGGCGGCCTGTGCGAATGTGATCGACGGCATGACTTCGGTTTACCGTTGGAACGACCAAATCGAGGAAAGCTCCGAAGTCGTTCTGATCCTGAAAAGTACCGCCGACCTGACGACATCGCTCACCGAACAGGTGCGGAAACTCCATCCGTACGATTGCCCCTGCGTCGTGACCATCCCAATTCAGGGCGGTGACGCGGAGTTCCTCGAATGGATCTCCCAAGAGACTCGATCACCTTAG
- the rph gene encoding ribonuclease PH → MRSDNRTADKIRPIRIERGFASAAPGSVLISAGQTTILCTASVDESVPPWKMDPENPTGWLTAEYNMLPGSTSPRKRRDRSKVDGRTTEIQRLIGRSLRAVVDFEALGPRTITVDCDVLQADGGTRTLSITGGFIALADAIAGLRKQGLLDKPVLTNSVAAVSVGVFGSEVLCDLDYSEDVRADVDMNVVMTGSGDFIEVQGTAEGEPFSRKLLDAQLSVAEDGIRQLTRLQQESLGENWPL, encoded by the coding sequence ATGCGTAGCGACAACCGAACAGCCGACAAGATTCGCCCCATTCGCATCGAACGCGGTTTTGCCTCGGCGGCTCCCGGCAGCGTGCTGATCTCCGCCGGCCAAACAACGATTTTGTGCACGGCGAGCGTGGATGAATCCGTTCCGCCGTGGAAGATGGACCCCGAAAACCCCACCGGATGGTTGACTGCCGAGTACAACATGCTTCCCGGCAGTACTTCACCCCGCAAACGTCGTGACCGTTCGAAAGTCGATGGACGAACGACGGAAATTCAACGCCTGATCGGTCGCAGCTTGCGAGCCGTTGTCGACTTTGAAGCTCTTGGGCCGCGAACAATCACGGTCGATTGCGACGTTCTCCAAGCCGATGGCGGCACGCGAACCCTTTCGATCACCGGCGGATTCATTGCCCTGGCTGATGCCATCGCCGGGCTGCGGAAACAAGGTTTGCTCGACAAACCAGTCCTGACGAACAGCGTGGCAGCTGTCAGCGTCGGAGTGTTCGGGTCCGAAGTGCTCTGCGACTTGGATTACTCCGAAGACGTACGAGCCGACGTGGACATGAACGTAGTCATGACCGGCAGCGGCGACTTCATCGAAGTCCAAGGAACCGCCGAAGGGGAACCATTTTCCCGAAAATTGCTCGATGCACAATTGTCAGTCGCCGAAGACGGCATCCGCCAACTCACACGGCTCCAGCAAGAATCCTTGGGAGAAAACTGGCCTCTCTGA
- the csrA gene encoding carbon storage regulator CsrA has protein sequence MLVLSRKKDESIVINDNVVITVVEIRGDKVRLGIQAPREVPIHRQEVFEMIRLEQAVESKGSCQS, from the coding sequence ATGTTGGTCTTGTCACGGAAAAAAGACGAAAGCATCGTGATCAACGATAATGTCGTGATTACGGTGGTGGAAATTCGCGGAGATAAAGTTCGGCTGGGAATTCAAGCACCACGCGAAGTCCCAATCCACCGACAAGAAGTCTTTGAAATGATCCGTTTGGAACAGGCGGTTGAGTCCAAAGGATCGTGTCAAAGTTAG
- a CDS encoding HU family DNA-binding protein, with product MAKKKAPAREKALTKSEILNELAERTELSRKEVGGVLDSLTELISEELGNKKGPRTFNLPGLLKIYVLHQDAKPARKVRNPATGEEMMSKPKPAQDVVKVRALKGLKEMA from the coding sequence ATGGCGAAAAAGAAAGCGCCGGCCCGTGAAAAAGCGTTAACCAAATCCGAAATCCTCAACGAATTGGCCGAACGCACAGAGCTGTCCCGCAAAGAAGTTGGCGGTGTCCTCGATTCACTGACCGAACTGATCAGCGAAGAACTCGGCAACAAAAAGGGCCCGCGAACGTTCAACCTTCCTGGCTTGTTGAAGATTTATGTCTTGCACCAGGACGCCAAGCCTGCCCGCAAAGTCCGCAACCCTGCGACCGGCGAAGAAATGATGTCCAAGCCAAAACCGGCTCAGGATGTTGTGAAAGTCCGAGCTTTGAAGGGGCTCAAAGAAATGGCATAG
- a CDS encoding response regulator yields the protein MKDILQFGKQRSALIVDRDRVWCKSLTERLNESGAHATECQCAREALALVMQQRPDIVYLDLLLHDDAGQLSSGGFLLCDQLRRFNPNIPVVVVTEVDLPDARVLADKVGVSAYFIKPIDPRKLIRKTASLFDPSHTRSLNSLSKNSPERVSFRCYCGRRFRMCPSRRREKIACPECGESVVVPA from the coding sequence ATGAAGGACATCCTCCAATTTGGTAAGCAGCGATCCGCATTGATTGTGGATCGGGATCGAGTTTGGTGCAAATCGCTCACGGAACGCTTGAACGAAAGCGGTGCGCACGCCACTGAATGCCAATGTGCCCGCGAGGCGTTGGCTCTTGTGATGCAACAACGCCCAGACATCGTTTATTTGGACCTGCTACTCCACGATGACGCGGGGCAACTCAGTTCGGGCGGTTTTCTCCTGTGTGACCAACTCCGACGCTTCAACCCAAATATCCCTGTGGTTGTGGTCACGGAAGTCGATCTTCCCGATGCCCGCGTGCTCGCGGACAAAGTGGGTGTCTCTGCTTACTTCATCAAACCAATCGATCCCCGAAAACTCATTCGAAAAACGGCTTCGCTGTTCGATCCGTCGCATACACGATCGCTGAATTCCCTGTCGAAAAACTCCCCGGAGCGGGTCTCGTTTCGCTGTTACTGCGGACGTCGGTTTCGCATGTGCCCATCGAGACGCCGTGAGAAAATCGCTTGCCCGGAATGTGGCGAATCCGTTGTCGTCCCGGCGTAA
- a CDS encoding FHA domain-containing protein, with the protein MATLIIQFGKHKGRRLPVPPKDCVVGRDAGCSIRLGSPDISKRHCVVRTTARGLLVRDLGSHNGTFANDVLVTEPTLLEVGDVLRVGTIPFLVAKELSKETVTSKPAAEPSQRRTARPERKSKSGEDEILGWLTDEEGDGRDTTIISENGIDPNADSDSEAVPAHETEQEGSLVAQAADIIRRWRQEHGQTG; encoded by the coding sequence ATGGCCACCTTGATTATCCAATTCGGCAAACACAAAGGCCGTCGCCTACCGGTTCCGCCCAAGGACTGCGTGGTCGGAAGGGATGCGGGATGCTCGATTCGGCTGGGATCGCCTGATATCAGCAAGCGACACTGCGTTGTGCGAACAACAGCCCGAGGACTGCTAGTTCGTGATCTTGGTAGCCATAACGGCACGTTCGCCAACGACGTCCTCGTCACGGAGCCAACGCTCCTGGAAGTCGGAGATGTGCTGCGTGTGGGTACGATTCCCTTTTTGGTCGCCAAGGAGTTGTCGAAGGAAACGGTCACCAGCAAACCAGCCGCCGAGCCATCTCAACGACGGACGGCGAGGCCGGAACGCAAATCCAAGTCGGGGGAAGATGAAATCCTTGGCTGGTTGACCGACGAAGAAGGTGACGGCCGCGACACGACAATCATCAGTGAAAACGGAATTGACCCCAACGCCGATTCGGATTCCGAAGCCGTACCCGCCCACGAGACGGAACAAGAAGGCTCGCTTGTTGCCCAGGCAGCGGATATCATTCGCAGATGGCGTCAAGAACATGGGCAAACAGGTTAA
- a CDS encoding RsmD family RNA methyltransferase: protein MRIISGRFRRRTLQANPGMVTRPITDRIKEILFERLGPEVVENRCVADIFSGTGTLGLEALSRGASSVVFFEQDLKAYELLRENVEKLGVQDETLCWRTDVFRTSFRPKNVDEMLPFELVFFDPPYKLVETMQPGRPLFKSLRRLARDTVTADDVLMVFRTPADSVFSMPEPWTREDTWQKSGMDLHLFSKTTEVTETAEVTETTDTTESTES, encoded by the coding sequence GTGCGAATTATTTCCGGTCGTTTCCGTCGTCGAACACTGCAAGCCAACCCAGGCATGGTCACCCGTCCGATCACGGACCGGATCAAGGAAATTCTCTTTGAGCGACTCGGCCCCGAGGTGGTGGAGAACCGTTGCGTAGCCGACATCTTTTCCGGAACCGGCACGCTGGGATTGGAAGCGCTCAGCCGCGGTGCATCGAGCGTCGTGTTTTTCGAGCAGGACTTGAAAGCCTACGAGTTGCTTCGTGAAAACGTCGAGAAACTCGGCGTTCAAGACGAAACACTGTGCTGGCGGACCGATGTGTTTCGCACGTCATTCCGACCGAAAAACGTGGACGAGATGCTGCCGTTTGAACTGGTTTTCTTTGATCCGCCGTACAAATTGGTGGAAACAATGCAACCGGGGCGGCCGCTGTTCAAGTCGCTGCGTCGTCTGGCACGCGATACCGTGACCGCTGATGACGTCCTCATGGTGTTTCGCACGCCTGCGGATTCCGTCTTTTCCATGCCCGAACCGTGGACACGCGAAGACACCTGGCAGAAATCTGGAATGGATCTCCACCTCTTCAGCAAGACGACCGAGGTAACAGAGACGGCCGAGGTGACAGAGACAACAGACACAACCGAATCGACCGAGAGTTGA
- the surE gene encoding 5'/3'-nucleotidase SurE: protein MNFLLTNDDGIHAPGLAALQEVVSTLGDFITVAPHEHLSGCSHRVDTGSPLLAESVADNRYSLTSTPADCARIGLTHLAKDTDWVLSGINDGGNLGADVNMSGTVAAVREGTLLGKPGIAFSQYRKSRSDFPWDALIPVARRILLTLLETPLHAGAFWNVNFPDVGREALTQWAEADQIPLIYCELDPHPLPALYEAHEDGYIYRGVYGERDRVSGRDIDVCFSGGIAVTQILPPRSLSAEEIETLRRDASSS, encoded by the coding sequence ATGAACTTCCTCCTGACAAACGATGACGGTATTCACGCTCCCGGTTTGGCCGCGTTGCAAGAGGTGGTCTCGACGCTGGGCGATTTCATCACCGTTGCACCACACGAGCACCTGTCCGGTTGCAGTCACCGAGTCGACACCGGTTCGCCGCTGTTGGCTGAGTCGGTTGCGGACAATCGTTACTCCCTGACCAGCACACCCGCCGACTGTGCCCGAATCGGTTTGACTCACCTTGCCAAAGACACGGACTGGGTCCTTTCCGGAATTAACGACGGGGGAAACCTGGGAGCCGACGTCAACATGTCTGGCACCGTGGCGGCCGTTCGGGAAGGAACTCTGCTAGGAAAGCCGGGGATTGCATTTTCCCAGTATCGCAAATCCCGCAGCGATTTCCCTTGGGACGCCCTAATTCCGGTTGCTCGGCGAATTCTGCTCACACTGCTCGAAACACCGCTGCATGCGGGCGCGTTCTGGAACGTGAATTTTCCGGATGTCGGTCGTGAAGCACTGACGCAGTGGGCGGAGGCGGATCAAATTCCCCTGATATACTGCGAACTCGACCCGCACCCGTTGCCGGCTCTCTACGAAGCTCACGAAGACGGCTACATTTATCGCGGTGTGTATGGCGAACGTGATCGGGTCTCGGGACGCGACATCGACGTGTGTTTCTCCGGCGGAATCGCGGTGACACAGATCCTGCCTCCCCGATCACTGAGTGCCGAGGAAATTGAAACACTTCGCCGAGACGCTTCGAGTAGCTAA
- a CDS encoding sulfatase-like hydrolase/transferase: MRSGIRFALLGMGILCGLRFGLAAEPVQRPNILLVMTDDQGWGDVHSHDNPHINTPVMDSLAASGARFDRFFVSPVCAPTRASLLTGRYNLRTRTHGVTRGEENMRTEEVTIAEIFAANGYKTGCFGKWHNGRHYPWHPNGQGFQEFVGFCAGHWNNYFNTTLEHNGEEFQSDGFIIDVLTDHALNFIEKHHDQPFLCYVPMNTPHTPWQVPEKYWQRYAHKDLPETTKCAYAMCENIDYNLGRLLSKLDELDLAKNTIVLFLTDNGANTDRYDGHMRGRKGSVDEGGVRVPLFVRWPDRIPAGRFVKPIAMHIDLLPTLVSLCGVDAGSHGKWDGLDLSPLLLADQTAADNWPDRKLFTFRGFGSSAKRSKGAVRTQRWRLVRRNPGANWTLYDMQTDPSQNTDLAKKHPSVVDELSEAYETIYQDVTQDSFEPLPIPLGLSARPTTVLPGHEAYLHPAKGQGIRYFGPAGWANDWISGWTNTESYPWWPVEVVEPGRYAVSLDYKCPKSQVGAKLTVAIGDKSLSETITQPHDPKPVPAPDRIARKEVMEFEWKSLPLGEVELQPAETRLIIRGANIQGGQLPEVKAVRVTRVDD; the protein is encoded by the coding sequence ATGCGCTCTGGTATTCGATTCGCATTACTTGGTATGGGCATCCTGTGTGGACTGCGGTTCGGTCTGGCGGCGGAACCGGTTCAGCGTCCGAACATTCTCTTGGTGATGACCGATGACCAAGGTTGGGGGGATGTCCATAGTCACGACAATCCGCACATCAACACGCCGGTGATGGATTCTCTGGCCGCTTCCGGAGCGCGGTTCGATCGGTTTTTTGTCAGCCCCGTGTGTGCACCGACTCGGGCGAGCTTGCTCACCGGGCGGTACAACCTTCGGACACGCACGCATGGTGTGACTCGTGGCGAAGAGAACATGCGGACCGAAGAAGTGACGATTGCGGAAATCTTCGCCGCCAATGGTTACAAAACCGGGTGTTTCGGGAAATGGCACAACGGTCGGCATTATCCTTGGCATCCGAATGGGCAAGGTTTTCAGGAGTTCGTCGGATTCTGTGCCGGGCATTGGAACAACTACTTCAACACCACGCTTGAACACAACGGCGAAGAGTTTCAGTCGGACGGATTCATTATCGATGTGTTGACGGATCACGCTTTGAACTTCATCGAAAAGCACCACGACCAACCGTTTCTGTGCTACGTGCCGATGAACACTCCGCACACACCTTGGCAGGTTCCCGAAAAGTACTGGCAGCGATACGCCCACAAAGACCTGCCAGAGACGACCAAGTGTGCGTATGCGATGTGCGAAAACATCGACTACAACCTGGGTCGCTTGCTCTCGAAGTTGGACGAACTCGATTTAGCGAAGAACACTATCGTGCTGTTCTTGACCGACAACGGAGCGAACACCGATCGGTATGACGGTCACATGCGGGGACGCAAAGGGAGTGTCGACGAAGGTGGCGTGCGGGTGCCGTTGTTCGTGCGGTGGCCAGACCGCATTCCCGCGGGGCGGTTCGTGAAACCGATCGCCATGCACATCGACTTGCTACCAACGTTGGTAAGTCTCTGTGGCGTCGATGCCGGTTCGCATGGCAAGTGGGACGGACTCGACCTTTCACCGTTGTTGCTCGCAGACCAGACCGCTGCCGACAATTGGCCGGATCGCAAGTTGTTCACCTTTCGCGGTTTCGGGAGTTCCGCCAAGCGATCGAAAGGCGCGGTGCGAACGCAGCGTTGGCGGTTGGTCCGACGAAATCCGGGAGCGAACTGGACACTCTACGATATGCAAACCGACCCGTCGCAGAACACAGACCTGGCGAAGAAGCATCCTAGTGTCGTCGACGAGTTGAGTGAAGCGTACGAGACGATTTATCAGGACGTCACGCAAGACAGTTTTGAGCCGTTACCGATTCCGCTTGGTCTGTCTGCCCGACCCACCACGGTTCTGCCAGGGCACGAAGCGTATTTACATCCGGCGAAGGGGCAGGGAATTCGGTACTTCGGTCCGGCAGGTTGGGCGAACGATTGGATTTCCGGCTGGACGAACACCGAAAGTTATCCGTGGTGGCCGGTCGAAGTCGTCGAACCGGGGCGGTATGCGGTGTCGCTTGACTACAAATGTCCGAAGTCGCAAGTGGGAGCGAAATTGACCGTCGCGATCGGTGACAAATCGTTGTCAGAGACGATCACTCAGCCGCACGACCCCAAACCCGTTCCAGCTCCCGACCGCATTGCTCGGAAAGAGGTGATGGAGTTTGAGTGGAAGAGTTTGCCGCTGGGAGAAGTTGAATTGCAGCCGGCGGAAACGCGGCTCATCATTCGCGGGGCGAATATTCAGGGCGGACAACTGCCGGAAGTCAAAGCGGTTCGTGTGACTCGCGTCGACGATTGA
- a CDS encoding DUF4288 domain-containing protein has protein sequence MRFFVKGREMPWYAAHAVFLVRYDDGVQSNYPVHECVYLVEADDSDDARVKGTAAAELPEGSNAMTCDDRPAHLTFEGIRKLVSVDAEGGGLPNGIEVSYSFLEVESEDDLKRFVNGDEVWVLYAE, from the coding sequence ATGCGTTTTTTTGTGAAGGGGAGAGAAATGCCTTGGTACGCCGCCCATGCGGTTTTTCTGGTCCGGTATGACGATGGGGTTCAAAGCAATTACCCCGTGCATGAATGTGTCTATCTGGTTGAGGCGGATGATTCCGATGATGCACGCGTGAAAGGCACCGCTGCCGCCGAGCTTCCGGAAGGCTCGAACGCGATGACGTGTGACGATCGTCCGGCTCATCTGACCTTTGAAGGGATCCGGAAGTTGGTCAGCGTCGATGCCGAGGGCGGTGGACTTCCGAATGGAATCGAGGTGTCCTACTCATTTTTAGAAGTTGAGTCCGAAGACGATTTGAAGCGGTTCGTCAACGGCGACGAAGTTTGGGTGCTTTACGCCGAGTAG